The genomic region GCCACGCTTTTCCCGCTTGCCACTGAAAACCGGCTGGCCTTCCCGCTTGGGGTCATAGACGGGCAGCGGGTCCAAATCTAGGAAGCTGGCCTTGGATGTGTAGCTCTCTTCCTGCACCTTCACGGCAATGCCCATCAATTGCGCCTTGTAGCTGAGCATGTCAATGAAGCGCGCATGTGGTATCTGCACGAAGTGCTGGTTATTGACGCGCCCTAACCCGGCTTCCTGCTTCCAGAGCAGGTTTTTACCGATGACCAGCGTGCCCATGCCTTCCTCAACCAGCAAGGCAATAATGGCTTTGCTCGAAGTGTGCAGATACTGATTGATACGGCGCGTCCGTTTGGTGGTCAAGCGGTCCATGCGGGCTGTCGTGCCTTCATGTCCCCAAGCTTCCTGCAACTCTGCCCGGCGCTTGTTGTAGAACTGGTTGTAGCTTTTCAGGACGCGCCCGTTAACAAGGCGTGGGGCAAAGCCCCCTTTGTTTGAGGTTAGCGCAGCCAGGGTGTCTACTCCCAAGTCTACTGCGGCGTACAGGGCTGGATTACCGGAAGGTGGGGCTTCCTTGCATTCATAGACGATTTCCACGACATAGTAGCCCGCACGCGGAACAATGCGGGCCTGCTTCACCTGGCGGTGAGCGGTCTGGACTTCTATCTTCAGCCCAGAGGGGGCGAGTATCCCCCGTGCCAGTGCCCGGCGGGAAATCGCTTGAATATCATAGATCAAGAGGAAGCGGCCCTTCGTCTTGTGCTTGTACTTGGGCAGTTTCGGGCGGCCTACAAACTTGTTTGGGTCTGCTCGATATGCCTCACAAGCGGCAAAGAACGCCCGCCAATTCTTATCAAGCTGGCGCAAAATATCATTCGAGACTTTGCAGGGCAGGGCGGTATAGACTTCGTGGCGCTTGAGCAGATGAAAGAGGGCGGCAT from Ktedonobacterales bacterium harbors:
- a CDS encoding transposase, which produces MQLVEQHVICRSDPRFAPIDAAAFAAKNLYNAANFLVRQSFIFEGRYLGYAALFHLLKRHEVYTALPCKVSNDILRQLDKNWRAFFAACEAYRADPNKFVGRPKLPKYKHKTKGRFLLIYDIQAISRRALARGILAPSGLKIEVQTAHRQVKQARIVPRAGYYVVEIVYECKEAPPSGNPALYAAVDLGVDTLAALTSNKGGFAPRLVNGRVLKSYNQFYNKRRAELQEAWGHEGTTARMDRLTTKRTRRINQYLHTSSKAIIALLVEEGMGTLVIGKNLLWKQEAGLGRVNNQHFVQIPHARFIDMLSYKAQLMGIAVKVQEESYTSKASFLDLDPLPVYDPKREGQPVFSGKREKRGLYRAKDGRRIQADVNGSYNIGRKAFPHSFGQGIEAALAVRPVGLSISPVIPSRARERAVILPTRA